From the genome of Gemmatimonas phototrophica, one region includes:
- the istA gene encoding IS21 family transposase — protein sequence MLLQHLLEQGLGKRAIAKQLGVSRRTVHHWIATGQLTRVVQTEAPRTTVPRPQKLDRFKPLIQERLAAYPALSAQRLLAECRAAGYVGGATRLRDYVASVRPRPEPEPIIRFETAPGLQAQFDFAEVKLPWGKRYAVLVVLGYSRKLYVEFVPRQTALTVMQSLERAFADFGGVPREILFDQLKAVIIEDQRPDGGKLLENAEFGRFAAHWGFRIRACRPYRAQTKGKVERPVSYLRTSFLYGREFLGDADLADHCARWLTDVANMRIHGTTGKRPEERFARDEQAALQPLAPRPYRSLVLVPPRDAVTTTRSVPHVAVERRALAHYGALLAEEAS from the coding sequence GTGTTATTACAGCACTTGTTGGAGCAGGGCCTTGGAAAACGGGCCATTGCCAAGCAGTTAGGGGTGAGCCGCCGGACGGTCCATCATTGGATTGCCACCGGCCAGCTCACGCGGGTGGTGCAGACGGAGGCCCCGCGGACGACCGTGCCGCGCCCGCAGAAGTTGGACCGGTTCAAGCCGCTGATTCAGGAGCGCCTGGCCGCCTATCCCGCGCTGTCCGCGCAGCGACTGCTGGCCGAGTGTCGGGCGGCCGGCTACGTGGGCGGGGCGACGCGGCTGCGGGATTATGTGGCCAGCGTACGACCGCGCCCAGAGCCTGAGCCGATTATTCGCTTCGAGACGGCGCCAGGGCTGCAGGCCCAGTTCGATTTTGCCGAAGTGAAGTTGCCGTGGGGCAAGCGCTACGCGGTCCTTGTGGTGCTCGGGTATTCCCGGAAGCTGTACGTGGAGTTTGTCCCGCGACAAACCGCGCTCACCGTGATGCAGAGCTTGGAGCGCGCGTTTGCCGACTTCGGTGGCGTCCCCCGAGAGATTCTGTTTGATCAGCTGAAGGCGGTGATCATCGAGGATCAGCGACCGGACGGCGGCAAGCTGCTCGAAAATGCGGAGTTCGGGCGCTTCGCCGCCCACTGGGGCTTTCGCATTCGCGCCTGTCGCCCGTATCGCGCGCAGACCAAGGGCAAAGTCGAGAGGCCGGTCAGCTATCTGCGCACGAGCTTTCTGTATGGCCGCGAGTTTCTGGGCGATGCGGACCTCGCCGATCACTGCGCCCGCTGGCTCACGGACGTCGCCAATATGCGGATCCATGGCACGACGGGCAAGCGCCCAGAGGAGCGCTTCGCGCGCGACGAGCAGGCGGCGCTACAGCCGCTCGCCCCGCGGCCGTATCGGTCGCTCGTCCTGGTACCCCCGCGCGATGCGGTGACCACGACGCGCAGCGTACCGCACGTGGCCGTCGAGCGGCGCGCCCTCGCGCACTACGGCGCGCTGCTCGCTGAGGAGGCGTCATGA
- the istB gene encoding IS21-like element helper ATPase IstB, with protein MSTLRDRLRAQLAECKMPGALEAVDDILRRIDAGELSAGPAMEALLGSHIALRNQRRLQTAMRCARLPSVKTLDDFDFTFQPSVKRDQLESLHTLQFLERKENVVFLGPPGVGKTHLAISLAVHAAERGRRVYYATLADLITWLEDAQQAGHLTRRLRTLVSPSLMVVDEIGYLPISRTGAQLFFQLMSRRYEHASTVLTSNKSFEEWGDVFGDEVMAAALIDRLVHHCHIVNIRGNSYRMREHRALASRLAPATPPAPPESTSRPRPPRRQEA; from the coding sequence ATGAGCACGCTGCGCGACCGGCTGCGTGCCCAGCTCGCGGAGTGCAAGATGCCCGGGGCGTTAGAAGCGGTCGATGACATTCTGCGGCGCATTGATGCGGGCGAGCTGAGCGCGGGCCCGGCGATGGAAGCGCTGCTCGGCAGCCACATCGCGCTGCGTAATCAGCGGCGGCTGCAGACGGCCATGCGCTGCGCCCGACTGCCGAGTGTGAAAACGCTCGACGACTTCGACTTCACCTTTCAGCCGTCAGTGAAGCGCGATCAGCTCGAGAGCTTGCACACGCTGCAGTTTCTCGAGCGCAAAGAGAATGTCGTCTTCCTCGGGCCGCCCGGCGTCGGCAAAACACACTTGGCGATCAGCCTCGCCGTGCATGCCGCGGAGCGCGGCCGACGCGTGTACTACGCGACGCTGGCCGACTTGATCACATGGCTCGAAGATGCACAGCAGGCCGGCCATCTCACGCGGCGCCTCCGCACGCTCGTCTCGCCCAGCCTGATGGTCGTCGACGAGATCGGCTACTTACCCATTTCCCGGACGGGCGCTCAGCTCTTCTTCCAGCTCATGAGCCGACGCTACGAACACGCGTCGACGGTGCTGACCAGCAACAAGTCCTTCGAGGAATGGGGCGACGTCTTTGGCGACGAGGTGATGGCCGCGGCCCTGATTGATCGCCTGGTCCACCACTGCCACATCGTCAACATCCGGGGCAACAGCTACCGCATGCGGGAACACCGGGCCCTCGCCTCCCGTCTCGCGCCCGCCACGCCGCCGGCGCCCCCCGAAAGCACCAGCCGCCCCCGCCCCCCACGACGCCAGGAGGCCTGA
- a CDS encoding transposase gives MKLPRFGGASISVREGNFPLPRRPAAYPAAYREQIVALARAGWSPKELAKEFEPSEQTIRNWVFQDSADHGERPETLTTDERAELQRLRRENRQLKVDRDILGKAAAWFARESGTIPPESSSS, from the coding sequence TTGAAGTTGCCCCGTTTCGGTGGAGCCTCCATCTCTGTGCGAGAGGGGAATTTCCCGCTGCCCCGTCGTCCCGCTGCCTATCCGGCGGCCTATCGTGAGCAGATTGTCGCCTTAGCTCGTGCCGGATGGAGCCCGAAAGAGCTGGCGAAAGAGTTCGAGCCGTCAGAGCAAACCATTCGCAACTGGGTATTTCAGGACAGCGCAGACCATGGTGAGCGACCGGAGACATTGACGACGGACGAGCGGGCAGAGCTGCAACGACTTCGTCGCGAGAATCGCCAATTGAAGGTCGATCGCGACATCCTGGGAAAAGCGGCGGCCTGGTTCGCGCGAGAATCGGGGACAATCCCGCCCGAGTCTTCGAGTTCGTGA
- a CDS encoding polysaccharide pyruvyl transferase family protein — translation MLTRLLRSAITETYEFVNRCLPPRTHATAVIAPASQGSLGDQAILQGLQDGFVDREKFGELNQICLPNYQAIQLRGVQSRLTTITTSPYRDRVILSGTALSHSNLVVAGADIMDGYYNSGDVTIRCELLNRWVANGRKATLAGFSFNEKPAQEAVVALQSLDPSVRVFARDPLSLERLLANGIKAELSADLAFLMKPQIDAQAHHETIDFFERQAHASVKVIGVNLHGPLFNVDHANRANETAKAVSTFLHNNPDWSACFVPHDYRGDCSDLDALQSLLRHCDPSLSSRIHLVEKKLCAWEAKWIAQQLSLAVSGRMHFVIACLGSGVPALGASYQGKFEGLYRHFGVDDMAIQESFWSSSVNLLGAIESAVNRRKNISDSILKAIPGVRALAQQNLPTS, via the coding sequence ATGCTGACCCGATTGCTGAGATCTGCAATTACCGAAACCTATGAATTTGTAAACCGATGTTTGCCTCCCAGGACTCATGCAACCGCCGTCATTGCCCCGGCATCACAAGGGAGCTTGGGTGACCAAGCAATACTTCAAGGTCTCCAAGACGGATTTGTGGATCGTGAGAAGTTTGGTGAATTGAATCAGATATGTTTGCCGAACTATCAAGCTATTCAACTACGCGGAGTTCAGTCCAGGCTTACTACAATAACTACGTCTCCCTATCGAGATCGGGTAATCCTTTCTGGAACGGCACTGTCTCACTCGAATCTCGTTGTTGCAGGTGCTGACATCATGGACGGGTACTATAACTCGGGTGATGTCACAATTCGCTGTGAGCTTTTGAATCGCTGGGTTGCTAACGGTAGAAAAGCTACCCTTGCTGGATTCAGTTTTAACGAAAAGCCCGCACAAGAAGCGGTCGTTGCGCTACAATCACTCGATCCCAGTGTCAGGGTGTTTGCACGCGACCCTTTATCGCTAGAGCGTCTTCTCGCAAATGGAATCAAGGCAGAACTTTCGGCGGACCTAGCGTTCCTTATGAAGCCCCAAATTGACGCGCAAGCGCATCACGAAACGATCGATTTCTTTGAGCGGCAGGCTCATGCGTCGGTAAAGGTGATCGGCGTAAATTTGCATGGCCCGCTTTTCAATGTAGATCACGCGAATCGGGCGAATGAGACGGCGAAAGCCGTTTCAACGTTTTTGCACAATAATCCTGATTGGTCTGCCTGTTTTGTGCCTCATGACTATCGAGGCGACTGTTCCGATCTTGACGCGCTTCAGAGTCTTCTGAGACATTGCGATCCAAGCCTATCGTCTCGAATTCATCTTGTGGAAAAAAAGCTATGTGCTTGGGAGGCAAAGTGGATCGCGCAACAGCTCTCGTTGGCTGTCTCAGGTCGGATGCATTTTGTAATCGCGTGTCTCGGGTCAGGCGTTCCTGCATTAGGCGCGAGCTATCAAGGAAAGTTTGAAGGTCTCTATCGTCACTTTGGTGTTGATGACATGGCTATTCAAGAGTCCTTCTGGTCCTCATCAGTGAATCTACTCGGAGCAATTGAAAGTGCCGTCAATCGACGAAAGAACATAAGTGATTCAATCCTCAAGGCTATTCCGGGTGTACGAGCACTTGCACAGCAAAACCTACCTACGTCCTAA
- a CDS encoding glycosyltransferase family 4 protein — MPPFPPPLTGAQQRVYNVTAGLAKHYQVVLICPERAEYPTAPSALCSELGIQEYIGVPFSSNRGYSRWAGAVTTAAALLPRAVPAHIEESIPMPLLHTIQELHMKSPFDAVWAFRSWSAELAKRAGLRSIIADIDDFESRIWAQEISSLGSYGRKPLHVHLAKRLAKYEERLHQRFSAAVVVKEEDRVLMTKEANCRIFCVPNGAAIPDEGSLIRTSVSAPSALFVGTLNYQPNIDSITWFAGEILPKLLELHPMLKFIVVGKGRLPATASWVNDHPQVVIHESPATLLPYYNSATVAVAPIRTGAGTRIKVLEALAHKCPLVATSEAVAGINLTNGVHFTRADDVQAFVEACSRIVQNRQLQLDLGEAGYNWVSRFASWARAGDDAAAAVSAVLAKGNEV; from the coding sequence ATGCCGCCCTTCCCGCCTCCATTAACAGGTGCGCAGCAGCGGGTATATAATGTCACAGCAGGACTCGCTAAGCACTATCAAGTTGTACTGATATGTCCGGAAAGAGCGGAGTATCCGACTGCTCCTTCAGCGCTGTGCTCTGAGTTGGGAATTCAGGAGTACATTGGAGTGCCGTTCTCCTCCAATCGCGGATATTCACGTTGGGCGGGTGCGGTAACAACCGCAGCAGCGCTGCTACCACGCGCGGTACCTGCTCACATTGAAGAATCAATCCCTATGCCGCTGCTTCACACGATTCAAGAGCTGCACATGAAAAGTCCTTTCGACGCGGTTTGGGCTTTCCGCTCGTGGTCTGCAGAACTTGCAAAGCGTGCAGGGCTTCGCTCAATCATTGCGGATATTGATGATTTTGAGTCAAGGATTTGGGCACAAGAGATTTCCTCACTCGGAAGCTACGGCCGCAAGCCACTTCATGTTCACCTGGCTAAACGACTTGCTAAATACGAGGAACGCCTCCACCAACGATTCTCTGCGGCCGTCGTGGTAAAGGAAGAAGATCGTGTGCTAATGACGAAGGAAGCAAATTGCAGGATATTTTGTGTCCCCAATGGAGCTGCGATTCCAGACGAAGGGTCTCTCATAAGGACATCGGTATCTGCTCCGTCAGCTCTGTTTGTTGGAACGCTCAACTACCAACCAAATATTGACTCCATCACATGGTTTGCCGGTGAGATCCTGCCCAAGTTATTGGAGTTGCACCCAATGCTCAAATTCATAGTTGTAGGAAAAGGTCGTCTCCCTGCGACGGCCTCCTGGGTGAATGATCATCCGCAGGTGGTCATTCACGAATCTCCAGCAACTCTACTACCCTATTACAATTCAGCCACTGTGGCGGTGGCGCCAATTCGAACTGGTGCAGGAACCCGAATAAAGGTACTTGAGGCGTTGGCTCACAAGTGTCCGCTCGTCGCAACAAGTGAAGCCGTGGCAGGAATTAACCTTACAAATGGTGTTCATTTTACTCGAGCTGACGATGTACAGGCTTTCGTTGAGGCATGTAGCAGAATCGTTCAGAACAGACAGCTTCAGTTGGACTTAGGCGAAGCCGGATACAATTGGGTGTCGCGCTTTGCATCATGGGCGAGAGCTGGAGATGATGCAGCCGCCGCTGTTTCGGCTGTTCTCGCCAAAGGCAACGAAGTCTAG
- a CDS encoding asparagine synthase-related protein, with protein sequence MMRVHIALSNGIAGDNSATRSIEIKGTVASWTISVQGDIRMEQSKELTIIVAEEFSGAFALQAGQLNSVTDVNVKSLSRIAVKAALESRGNFTALLLCKASGEGVILGDALGVRPFYRSHDHQELRVTSSIKAATNSVDYELDIVGAIETGLLGFPLNERTILKGVARNAPAEHIRVDIEGFSVSRYFDWSELELSEAALSDKVKTIREAFRSAIDIRHKATGSNIAFLSGGLDSRSIVVSLIESGVDPITFGFANAGTQDLMLAKRFAREAKVQFSYSSRPPGGRIDWAGLLGDSLNSSDMKTRPAWAWSGDGGSVCAGAVYCTEELIDLFTNPAIPVAEALFERFNLQIPVLLLSGKHRRLVQEEIRSDLERAVRDAQKVTDDRASFTFFALNDQRRHLDFHFENLGANGIHFLLPFYDLNVLQCYFSCALSARLGHKLYMEWFRSLSALAQSTPWQTYPGHEACPLEIEASLENQWVATKGRREIRTLSADVRKYSLLLARTPEISNMRLKFATLLDAFGVREQQGISRIVDVLRDYQ encoded by the coding sequence ATGATGCGCGTACACATCGCACTTTCTAACGGCATTGCGGGTGATAACTCTGCTACACGTAGCATTGAGATCAAGGGTACAGTCGCGAGTTGGACTATTTCGGTCCAGGGTGACATCAGAATGGAGCAATCCAAAGAGCTCACCATCATTGTAGCGGAGGAGTTCAGTGGAGCGTTTGCACTCCAGGCTGGTCAGCTCAACAGTGTAACTGACGTTAATGTTAAATCGCTTTCACGGATTGCGGTAAAGGCAGCACTCGAGTCTAGAGGAAATTTCACGGCACTACTGTTATGCAAGGCCTCTGGAGAAGGGGTCATCCTTGGCGACGCCTTAGGGGTACGGCCATTTTACAGGTCGCATGATCATCAAGAGCTAAGGGTAACCTCGTCAATAAAGGCTGCAACAAATTCCGTAGATTACGAACTGGACATCGTTGGTGCCATTGAAACGGGTCTGCTCGGATTCCCGCTAAACGAGAGAACCATCCTGAAGGGAGTCGCGCGTAACGCCCCTGCCGAGCACATCCGTGTTGATATCGAAGGATTCAGCGTATCGCGGTACTTTGACTGGAGTGAGCTCGAGCTTTCCGAGGCGGCACTCTCTGATAAGGTTAAAACTATCCGTGAAGCCTTTCGAAGTGCTATCGACATAAGACATAAAGCAACGGGTTCCAACATCGCTTTTTTGAGCGGCGGCCTTGACTCACGCTCAATTGTGGTCTCTCTAATTGAGTCAGGAGTAGATCCAATAACATTTGGTTTCGCTAATGCCGGCACTCAGGATCTCATGCTTGCTAAACGTTTCGCTCGCGAAGCGAAGGTGCAATTCTCCTACAGTTCTCGCCCTCCCGGAGGACGAATTGATTGGGCAGGACTTCTTGGTGACTCGCTGAACAGCTCGGACATGAAGACTAGGCCGGCCTGGGCGTGGTCTGGTGATGGAGGTAGTGTCTGCGCAGGCGCCGTGTACTGCACTGAGGAGTTAATTGACCTGTTCACGAATCCCGCAATCCCTGTTGCCGAAGCGCTATTTGAAAGATTCAACCTTCAAATTCCAGTGCTACTTCTCTCTGGGAAACATAGAAGACTTGTACAAGAAGAGATTCGATCGGATCTTGAACGAGCGGTTCGGGACGCTCAGAAGGTAACAGACGACCGCGCGAGCTTCACTTTCTTTGCACTAAATGATCAACGGCGTCATCTCGACTTTCATTTCGAGAACCTGGGAGCGAACGGGATTCACTTCCTGTTGCCCTTTTATGATCTAAACGTTCTGCAGTGCTATTTCTCCTGTGCATTATCGGCGCGTTTAGGGCATAAACTCTACATGGAATGGTTTCGAAGCCTATCAGCACTCGCGCAATCCACGCCGTGGCAAACGTATCCCGGCCACGAGGCCTGTCCGCTAGAGATAGAAGCCTCTCTCGAAAATCAGTGGGTAGCCACTAAAGGACGCCGCGAAATCCGTACATTATCGGCGGACGTACGGAAGTATTCACTTCTTCTGGCTAGAACTCCGGAGATCTCAAATATGAGACTTAAATTTGCAACACTGCTTGATGCTTTCGGAGTCAGAGAGCAGCAAGGAATCAGTCGAATTGTTGACGTTTTGAGGGACTACCAATAG
- a CDS encoding glycosyltransferase family 2 protein: protein MSNLSVVVTCYNQGGLLKDSIPDILYQLDDDDELIISDDGSSDDSVDILKQLSRSDVRIRIIAGSPSKSVSVARNRGLDASQSTWVSFLDGDDTFLPGRRRLFGEAFKAIPAASILFTDYLFEDVTTGERSTESALGIRGMLSDILAATEGTNGRWHIVNASALGSITANSGCPINVIASAFKRETLQDHGIAFDRRLVVAEDADFMMRALAGATVAFSPCPTAVYRRSGTGLDSRRDTAALYSRILYTTSLLRHPLFQSEAGFQRAVWTRIAALEADAAYHLRKERLYKDSLTLALRSLCAKPSFFGILEVLKSSAFLIVGRP, encoded by the coding sequence ATGTCAAACCTGTCGGTAGTCGTAACATGCTACAATCAGGGCGGCTTGCTGAAAGACAGCATTCCGGACATCCTGTACCAACTTGACGACGACGATGAACTCATCATCTCAGACGATGGATCATCTGATGATTCTGTCGACATTCTTAAGCAGCTAAGTCGATCAGACGTCCGTATCCGGATCATTGCAGGGTCTCCCAGCAAGTCAGTCTCTGTAGCAAGGAACAGAGGCCTCGACGCATCCCAATCAACGTGGGTCAGCTTCCTGGACGGTGATGACACCTTCCTTCCGGGTAGAAGACGGCTCTTCGGCGAGGCATTCAAGGCGATTCCGGCTGCGAGCATTCTTTTTACAGATTACCTTTTCGAGGATGTTACCACCGGTGAGCGCAGTACCGAATCAGCGCTAGGCATTCGTGGAATGCTGTCCGATATCCTCGCAGCCACTGAAGGAACCAATGGGCGCTGGCATATAGTCAACGCTAGCGCTCTAGGATCGATTACAGCCAATAGTGGCTGTCCCATCAATGTGATCGCGAGTGCGTTCAAAAGAGAGACTCTACAGGATCATGGCATTGCTTTTGATCGAAGGCTCGTGGTGGCTGAAGATGCCGACTTTATGATGCGCGCGCTCGCTGGTGCTACTGTCGCGTTTTCGCCTTGCCCAACTGCAGTCTATCGCCGTAGTGGTACAGGACTTGACTCAAGGCGCGACACAGCTGCGCTCTATTCTAGGATCCTGTACACCACTTCACTGCTGCGCCATCCGCTTTTCCAAAGCGAAGCTGGCTTTCAGCGAGCCGTCTGGACACGTATAGCCGCGCTGGAAGCAGACGCTGCTTATCACCTTCGGAAGGAGCGGCTATATAAAGACTCCCTCACTCTCGCGCTGCGAAGTCTATGCGCAAAACCATCATTCTTTGGGATTCTGGAAGTACTGAAGTCTTCAGCATTTCTGATAGTAGGCCGCCCCTAA
- a CDS encoding ABC transporter ATP-binding protein codes for MIAKNLELQVEFPPRGKVGLGEVFRLFITGRDRLHLIALFFTSMTAALAELVGVASIAPFMAVLLDPSEIDRLPRLHGYLTDLGAQTARQEVVYLGVSVCIFVLLNSIVSASNATYQAYFANRLRAKVSVGLFERFLGQPYLFHAKTDSSTLTKILFNNVDALTRVITATLVIGSRTLVIVALVGLLLSRAASAAAIAVFTFGGTYALLFMILKQWQTRIGAASSKSYTNRTRIAIEALGGIKELLVLERTQLPVHLFRASAKLIAKTQAQSTLASALPRNVIEPVGMMAVIFIALSLTDGSGTSAASAISTLALFAFVAFRLIPSFQQLYASLMEIKYHESMLMELHSSWIHTSEIPPTQNIPQNTAHEKSPIPRVEPLLLVKDVHFSYPGAQHAALNGISLSIKRGEAIGFVGRSGSGKTTLIDVLLGLYPVEKGQILVSGQSLDTLGLTSWREQIGYVPQHVFLSNATIAENIALGVRPESINRDAVLQALSLSQCLSFVESLPKGVDSVVGERGVRLSGGQRQRIGIARALYHTPEVLILDEATSALDGITEDAVMEAVNGLRGSRTIILIAHRLRTVEACDRIIVLDQGRVVGDGSFADLSSNNAGFRVLAGIETIEKS; via the coding sequence GTGATCGCCAAGAATCTTGAACTGCAGGTTGAGTTTCCCCCTCGGGGCAAAGTAGGCCTCGGCGAGGTATTTCGGCTTTTCATAACCGGAAGAGACCGGCTGCATCTCATTGCGCTGTTCTTCACGAGTATGACGGCGGCCCTCGCCGAGCTTGTTGGTGTCGCCTCAATTGCGCCATTCATGGCTGTACTACTGGACCCGAGTGAGATTGATCGACTTCCACGCTTGCATGGCTACCTCACTGACCTTGGAGCACAGACGGCCCGACAAGAGGTCGTTTACCTGGGAGTAAGTGTTTGCATCTTCGTTCTCCTAAACAGCATTGTTTCGGCCAGCAATGCTACCTATCAGGCATACTTTGCGAATCGCCTTCGAGCCAAAGTATCGGTGGGGCTGTTTGAGCGATTCTTAGGTCAGCCATATCTGTTTCATGCGAAGACAGACAGTTCAACCTTAACCAAGATTCTGTTCAACAATGTTGACGCTCTGACCCGAGTCATCACCGCAACGCTCGTCATTGGATCCCGCACTCTCGTTATTGTCGCATTGGTGGGTCTTTTGCTCTCGCGTGCCGCTTCAGCCGCAGCGATAGCAGTTTTTACGTTCGGCGGCACTTATGCCTTGCTGTTTATGATACTAAAGCAATGGCAGACCCGAATCGGAGCGGCATCCTCAAAGTCGTATACGAATCGCACACGTATTGCGATTGAAGCACTTGGTGGCATAAAGGAACTCTTGGTACTCGAGCGCACTCAACTTCCGGTTCATCTTTTCAGGGCAAGCGCGAAACTTATTGCCAAGACCCAAGCGCAGAGTACGCTCGCCAGTGCATTGCCACGGAACGTCATTGAGCCTGTAGGAATGATGGCAGTTATTTTCATTGCCCTGTCCCTCACAGATGGATCAGGAACAAGCGCAGCCTCTGCCATTTCAACGCTTGCGCTGTTTGCGTTCGTCGCGTTTCGTTTGATCCCGTCATTTCAGCAGCTTTATGCTTCGCTGATGGAGATTAAATACCATGAGTCTATGCTCATGGAACTCCACAGCTCCTGGATTCATACAAGCGAAATCCCGCCAACTCAGAATATCCCGCAGAACACTGCCCACGAGAAGAGTCCGATCCCTCGTGTTGAGCCACTCCTGCTTGTGAAAGATGTGCACTTTTCTTATCCCGGCGCGCAACATGCTGCCCTAAATGGCATATCCCTCTCAATAAAGCGAGGCGAAGCGATTGGTTTCGTGGGCAGATCAGGGTCTGGGAAAACCACATTGATCGACGTGCTATTGGGGCTTTATCCAGTTGAGAAGGGTCAAATACTGGTAAGCGGTCAGTCGCTCGACACTTTGGGACTCACAAGCTGGCGTGAACAGATTGGATATGTACCTCAACATGTCTTTCTTTCTAATGCGACGATTGCGGAGAATATTGCACTCGGCGTACGACCAGAGAGCATAAATCGAGACGCGGTGCTTCAGGCATTATCACTTTCCCAATGCCTGTCGTTTGTCGAATCACTTCCAAAAGGTGTTGATTCCGTAGTTGGCGAGCGCGGCGTCCGCCTCAGTGGTGGTCAAAGACAAAGGATTGGCATTGCGAGAGCGCTTTACCATACTCCAGAGGTATTGATTCTTGATGAGGCGACAAGCGCCCTTGATGGCATCACTGAGGACGCTGTAATGGAAGCAGTAAACGGTCTTCGTGGGAGTCGTACAATCATCCTCATTGCCCATCGGCTACGGACGGTGGAAGCCTGCGATAGAATTATTGTCCTAGATCAAGGGCGTGTAGTAGGCGACGGTTCGTTCGCGGATCTTTCGTCAAACAATGCAGGCTTTCGAGTCCTTGCAGGAATTGAGACGATCGAAAAGAGTTAG
- a CDS encoding citrate synthase: MSQPTTAAPDALEIRDSRTGASYSAPIRTEGPEGDTYIRASDIKQVKREAGEFGTLSYDPAFMNTASCRSAITFIDGDKGILRYRGYPIEQLAENATFLEVAYLLRHGNLPDQKQYDTWVHDITFHTYVHENIRKFLEGFRYDAHPMNMLCSATAALSSFYPQARDIHDPHQRYISMIRLMAKLPTIAAFAYRHVKGLPFIYPDNDLSYTENFLSMVARMSEPKYEANPVFVKALEVLFILHADHEQNCSTSAVRAIGSSGVDPFSAVAGGIAALFGPLHGGANEAVLRMISDIGDKKNIPAFIEAVKSGKGEQRLMGFGHRVYKSYDPRARIVKKLADEVFAQVGMDKDLEIALELERIALSDDYFIARKLYPNVDFYTGLIYRSMAFPTDFFTVLFAVARVSGWMAQWEEMILDKEQKIARPRQIYIGEGERQYTDTLSDKFPRARKDSIRK; this comes from the coding sequence ATGAGCCAGCCCACCACTGCAGCCCCCGACGCCCTCGAGATTCGCGACAGCCGCACCGGCGCCTCGTACAGTGCGCCCATTCGCACCGAAGGCCCCGAAGGCGACACCTACATTCGCGCCTCCGACATCAAGCAGGTGAAGCGGGAAGCCGGCGAGTTCGGCACGCTGAGCTACGACCCGGCGTTCATGAACACGGCGTCGTGCCGCAGCGCCATCACTTTCATTGATGGCGACAAGGGCATTCTGCGCTATCGCGGCTACCCCATTGAGCAGCTGGCCGAGAACGCCACGTTTCTGGAAGTGGCGTACCTGCTGCGTCACGGCAACCTGCCCGATCAGAAACAGTACGACACCTGGGTGCACGACATCACCTTCCACACGTACGTGCACGAGAACATCCGCAAGTTTCTGGAAGGGTTCCGGTACGACGCGCACCCCATGAACATGCTGTGCAGCGCCACGGCGGCGCTGTCGAGCTTCTACCCGCAGGCGCGCGACATTCACGACCCGCACCAGCGCTACATCAGCATGATTCGCCTCATGGCGAAGCTGCCGACGATCGCGGCGTTTGCCTACCGTCACGTGAAGGGGTTGCCCTTCATCTATCCCGACAACGATTTGAGCTACACGGAGAACTTCCTCTCCATGGTAGCGCGCATGTCGGAGCCCAAGTACGAAGCCAACCCGGTGTTTGTGAAGGCACTGGAAGTGCTCTTCATTCTGCACGCCGACCACGAGCAGAATTGCAGCACCAGCGCGGTGCGCGCCATTGGCTCCAGCGGTGTTGACCCGTTCTCGGCGGTAGCGGGTGGCATTGCCGCCCTGTTTGGCCCGCTGCACGGTGGCGCCAACGAAGCGGTGTTGCGCATGATCAGCGACATTGGCGACAAGAAGAACATTCCCGCGTTCATTGAGGCGGTAAAGAGCGGCAAAGGCGAGCAGCGCCTCATGGGCTTTGGGCACCGGGTGTACAAGAGCTACGACCCGCGGGCACGCATCGTGAAGAAGCTGGCCGACGAAGTGTTTGCGCAGGTGGGCATGGACAAGGACCTGGAGATTGCGCTGGAGCTGGAGCGCATTGCCTTGAGCGACGACTATTTCATTGCGCGCAAGCTGTACCCCAACGTGGACTTCTATACGGGGCTCATCTATCGCTCCATGGCATTCCCCACGGACTTCTTTACGGTATTGTTTGCCGTGGCGCGTGTGTCCGGCTGGATGGCGCAGTGGGAAGAGATGATTCTAGACAAGGAGCAGAAGATCGCGCGGCCGCGCCAGATTTACATTGGTGAAGGTGAGCGTCAGTACACCGATACGCTGTCGGATAAGTTTCCGCGGGCGCGCAAGGATAGCATTCGGAAGTGA